One Misgurnus anguillicaudatus chromosome 20, ASM2758022v2, whole genome shotgun sequence DNA segment encodes these proteins:
- the LOC129455815 gene encoding uncharacterized protein codes for MDQRLLLRVIIAEDDIRKLTLNKRPQSIEEFRVQLVDKLSLQYDFKLQYEDQDFNNALCNLTEISDLPERATVKVIPLVTLQLTALSSPTTTSDTDCSTADSEILSTVGASPSPLLRQQWPEIFDIPNFSVDVEYRLRQADLAFMKDGTRMTLPRDMKHDILDKLAETMYSFKAYPEDDHFSSVAKALISKHPCLTEPGPHRWYGWKNSLKFKMANYRTKLRKVGCEDVAINGGKRSKGNPEGESSSKNIKRPKRGEANYLPNLPEGHDDTSLENARMVLVEEMTKKQRNATLISQMMDQSFPLRRQEIVKKEPAVQNMVERGPALFTERQVFAEFNRIASKNLEGDFFDSLDQYAPRFIELFKTKKGTVGQKLKELMQHMSWMTPDVTVLRSVVLKGIPILLGDDSSEFYKTCSDTARDKALESITVGVLTVVSEDSPHEGQSSVVLQPISTAIILEGGIVMDDIKNLPQAVCLLFGLTYALHLDYPKCMANTLNFIQTVMLGLGKKNLPPKLLTLKNSLLG; via the exons ATGGACCAGAGGTTGTTGCTGAGAGTCATCATCGCTGAAGATGATATAAGGAAGTTGACATTAAATAAGAGACCACAGTCCATTGAAGAATTCAGAGTGCAACTGGTGGATAAACTGTCACTGCAGTATGATTTTAAACTGCAGTATGAAGATCAAGATTTTAATAATGCCCTCTGCAATTTGACTGAAATATCTGATTTACCTGAAAGAGCTACAGTCAAAGTCATCCCTCTTGTAACTCTCCAGTTAACAGCATTGTCATCACCCACCACAACATCAGACACTGACTGCAGCACAGCAGACTCTGAGATCCTGTCGACTGTAGGAGCCTCACCATCGCCATTGCTAAGACAACAGTGGCCCGAGATCTTTGACATACCCAATTTCTCAGTAGATGTTGAGTATAGGCTCAGACAGGCAGATCTTGCCTTTATGAAAGATGGAACGCGTATGACTCTACCACGAGATATGAAGCATGATATACTAGATAAGCTTGCAGAGACGATGTACAGTTTCAAGGCTTATCCTGAAGATGATCACTTTAGCAGTGTAGCAAAAGCACTGATTAGCAAACACCCCTGCCTCACTGAGCCTGGACCACACAGATGGTATGGCTGGAAAAACAGCCTTAAATTTAAGATGGCCAATTATCGCACAAAGCTCCGAAAAGTTGGATGTGAGGATGTAGCAATCAATGGAGGCAAAAGAAGTAAAGGCAACCCAGAGGGAGAATCCTCAAGCAAGAATATCAAGCGGCCAAAAAGAGGTGAAGCAAACTACCTGCCTAACTTACCTGAAGGACATGATGATACAAGCCTTGAAAATGCCAGAATGGTTCTAGTGGAAGAAATGACGAAAAAACAACGAAATGCCACACTCATTTCACAAATGATGGACCAATCATTCCCACTACGCAGACAAGAAATTGTAAAAAAGGAGCCTGCTGTACAGAACATGGTTGAACGAGGGCCAGCACTTTTCACAGAGAGACAG GTGTTTGCTGAGTTTAATAGAATCGCCAGTAAGAATCTTGAGGGAGACTTCTTTGACTCTTTGGACCAGTATGCCCCACGTTTCATCGAacttttcaaaacaaaaaagggAACTGTTGGCCAGAAACTCAAGGAGCTGATGCAGCACATGAGCTGGATG ACACCAGACGTGACAGTACTTCGCTCAGTTGTCCTCAAAGGCATTCCCATTTTACTCGGTGACGACTCCAGTGAATTCTACAAGACCTGCTCT GATACAGCGAGAGACAAGGCTCTAGAAAGCATCACTGTTGGTGTGCTGACAGTTGTCAGTGAAGATAGTCCTCACGAGGGTCAAAGCTCAGTGGTCCTCCAGCCCATCTCCACTGCCATCATTCTTGAGGGAGGTATTGTTATGGATGATATTAAGAACTTGCCTCAGGCAGTTTGTCTGTTGTTTGGGCTTACATATGCATTGCATTTGGATTACCCAAAATGCATGGCAAATACACTCAACTTCATTCAGACTGTGATGCTTGGACTGGGAAAGAAAAACCTCCCACCAAAACTGTTAACTCTGAAGAACAGTCTTCTGGGTTAG